A region from the Branchiostoma floridae strain S238N-H82 chromosome 9, Bfl_VNyyK, whole genome shotgun sequence genome encodes:
- the LOC118422971 gene encoding uncharacterized protein LOC118422971: MAKQCLNCVIVCAVFTLALSGLASSKFSSDRYCSKYHILNETWRGVQVKTIELHGQHHCDNTEGFQTARWYRFMGEAGTAMPTEPPPLSHRCGSDAPVWMNGINPTYEDGVVDRQVCARFRGRTCSWKWNIRVKRCPEGFLIYKLRPVKACSLTYCGIGIQNMTVDDVARPASNEIEDGSGALDKREEVPVAKVHRACNNYITLDEPQRSVHYQIDPNTGTSTLLCDKRSEVKNGSWYRFVGEGGVTMATERPLSTNRCGTHAPVWMRGRHPNVTDGVVTRTVCAFWDGNDCKWSWEIKVLSCPGDYFVYKLRKAKECLLAYCTTAGAPNTTVPPPASSMPVDILSDDEDDMGPGEPYIEDAPTTESPDDAEDVGSGAPQTPEREAGTYLVHYKGWNYFKVPVIGEMTSANVQAACEAAGYVTPCSGDRDCMHSSSECVLTGLEDCNNPMKEVSQELCGTKPYGCPKLQGVYQYMNTWKDGAACGVELRDWCAIGSGWENRYAFCATDRNVTTTASQATTATPTKEPRNCCGKILRQAKEVVDQSSGFRVPDGWTMCYIDERDTDHHLTKCRDLLQGIPGYEDAEQLLAAGGNFGCWHGTTGDSPGPAFATNNVIENSCKDGVQQKTPLNSWNVRTTTLGVCIKGITCDGAPETTFPPPTPVVSDDLLTEDEDDVGSGEQDNKEREASYLVHYKGWNYYKVPVIGKMTSANVKAACEAAGYVTPCTGGSDCQYSSSECVLTGLKHCGHPMTEVSQELCGTTPTECAQMQGVYQYMNTWSKGAACGVDSTWCAVGSKWEDRYALCADSNASTAAPQTTTTTPQVTTTARDSSR, encoded by the exons ATGGCGAAACAGTGTTTGAATTGTGTTATTGTTTGCGCAGTCTTCACGCTTGCACTGAGCGGCCTGGCGTCTTCCAAGTTTTCGTcgg ACCGATACTGCTCAAAGTATCATATACTGAACGAAACTTGGAGAGGTGTCCAAGTGAAAACCATTGAACTGCACGGACAACACCACTGTGACAACACCGAGGGGTTCCAGACCGCACGATGGTACAGGTTCATGGGGGAGGCAGGTACAGCCATGCCGACGGAACCGCCGCCGTTATCCCACCGCTGTGGCTCGGACGCCCCCGTCTGGATGAATGGTATCAACCCGACGTACGAAGACGGAGTGGTCGACCGCCAGGTCTGTGCACGGTTTCGAGGGAGAACGTGCAGCTGGAAGTGGAACATTCGCGTTAAGCGATGTCCCGAGGGATTTCTCATCTACAAGTTGAGACCTGTGAAAGCCTGTAGTCTGACGTATTGTGGCATAG GTATTCAAAATATGACGGTTGATGACGTCGCCAGGCCTGCATCCAATGAGATTGAAGATGGCTCCGGTGCTTTGGACAAACGCGAAGAAGTTCCCGTGGCGAAAG TTCATCGCGCCTGTAACAACTACATTACTTTGGATGAGCCACAGAGAAGTGTACACTATCAAATAGACCCAAACACAGGCACAAGCACTCTTCTATGCGACAAGAGAAGCGAGGTGAAAAATGGGTCTTGGTATCGCTtcgtgggggaggggggcgttacaATGGCCACGGAACGCCCCCTATCGACTAATCGCTGCGGTACACACGCTCCTGTTTGGATGAGAGGACGGCATCCAAACGTAACTGATGGTGTTGTCACCCGAACAGTGTGTGCGTTTTGGGATGGCAACGATTGCAAGTGGTCATGGGAAATCAAAGTCTTGTCATGTCCCGGAGACTACTTCGTCTACAAGTTAAGAAAAGCAAAAGAGTGCCTTCTTGCCTACTGCACAACAG CCGGAGCACCAAACACGACAGTGCCTCCCCCTGCATCTTCCATGCCTGTTGACATATTGAGCGATGATGAGGATGACATGGGGCCAGGGGAGCCGTACATTGAAG ATGCACCCACAACTGAAAGTCCCGACGATGCAGAAGATGTAGGCTCTGGAGCACCTCAAACCCCAG AACGTGAGGCTGGAACCTACCTGGTTCATTACAAAGGATGGAACTACTTCAAAGTACCCGTCATCGGCGAAATGACATCGGCAAACGTGCAGGCAGCCTGCGAGGCAGCCGGGTACGTGACACCATGTTCAGGGGACCGCGACTGCATGCATTCTTCGTCGGAGTGCGTCCTCACTGGGTTGGAAGACTGTAACAACCCGatgaaggaagtatcccaagagcTGTGTGGTACAAAACCATACGGCTGTCCAAAGCTGCAGGGTGTCTACCAGTATATGAACACTTGGAAGGATGGTGCCGCGTGTGGAGTAGAGTTGAGAGATTGGTGTGCTATTGGTTCTGGATGGGAGAACAGATACGCCTTCTGTGCAACAG ACCGAAATGTTACAACCACTGCATCCCAGGCTACAACCGCTACACCCACCAAAGAGCCAA GGAACTGCTGTGGTAAGATACTGCGACAGGCGAAGGAAGTAGTTGACCAGTCCAGCGGCTTTAGAGTTCCAGACGGCTGGACCATGTGTTACATAGACGAGCGAGACACCGACCACCACCTCACGAAGTGTCGGGACCTGCTTCAAGGAATTCCCGGTTACGAAGATGCAGAACAACTGCTCGCAGCCGGAGGAAACTTCGGGTGTTGGCACGGGACAACGGGTGACTCTCCCGGACCGGCTTTCGCAACGAATAACGTCATTGAGAACAGCTGTAAGGATGGCGTACAGCAGAAGACACCACTGAATTCGTGGAACGTCCGAACAACAACACTTGGCGTCTGTATAAAGGGCATCACTTGTG ATGGAGCCCCAGAGACGACATTTCCTCCTCCTACACCTGTTGTATCGGATGATTTGCTGACTGAGGATGAGGATGATGTTGGGTCTGGGGAGCAGGACAACAAAG AACGGGAAGCGTCATACCTTGTTCATTACAAAGGATGGAACTACTACAAAGTACCTGTCATCGGAAAGATGACATCGGCAAACGTGAAGGCAGCCTGCGAGGCAGCGGGGTACGTGACACCGTGTACAGGGGGCAGCGATTGCCAGTATTCCTCGTCGGAGTGCGTCCTCACCGGGTTGAAACATTGTGGCCACCCGATGACGGAAGTATCCCAAGAGCTGTGTGGCACCACACCAACCGAATGTGCACAGATGCAAGGTGTTTATCAATACATGAACACCTGGAGTAAAGGCGCCGCTTGTGGCGTGGACTCAACTTGGTGTGCCGTTGGTTCAAAATGGGAGGACCGGTACGCCTTATGTGCAG ACTCCAACGCTTCAACCGCTGCACCCCAGACTACAACCACTACACCCCAGGTTACAACTACAGCTAGAGATTCAAGTAGGTAA